Proteins from one Triticum aestivum cultivar Chinese Spring chromosome 7A, IWGSC CS RefSeq v2.1, whole genome shotgun sequence genomic window:
- the LOC123147951 gene encoding auxin-responsive protein SAUR71: protein MRELIRRLSFSDRVSDGNNGGVPRGCVPVLVVGDGEEECERFVVRVEALRHPSLSALLEMAAQEFGYKQEGILRVPCAVHQFRQALTTAAVSKNY from the coding sequence ATGAGGGAGCTGATCCGGCGGCTGAGCTTCTCGGATCGGGTGAGCGATGGCAACAACGGCGGCGTGCCGCGCGGGTGCGTGCCGGTGCTggtggtgggcgacggcgaggaggaATGCGAGCGGTTCGTTGTGAGGGTGGAGGCGCTGCGGCACCCGTCGCTGTCGGCGCTGCTGGAGATGGCGGCGCAGGAGTTCGGGTACAAGCAGGAGGGCATCCTCCGCGTGCCCTGCGCCGTCCACCAGTTCAGGCAggccctcaccaccgccgccgtctCCAAGAACTACTAA